A stretch of Prunus dulcis chromosome 6, ALMONDv2, whole genome shotgun sequence DNA encodes these proteins:
- the LOC117631508 gene encoding uncharacterized protein C227.17c, which produces MSSVEEGSLAPKRRLSCSTCFDALWFCYSPVHQMQQYYRLGVLDNCSGKWTSLVDCLSLKTKRSSEVQEILETREKAKSHIWTFRTPEEASVHWKEQFGHLDEME; this is translated from the exons ATGTCTTCAGTGGAAGAAGGGTCTTTAGCTCCAAAGCGTAGATTATCGTGTTCCACCTGCTTTGACGCTCTCTGGTTTTGCTATT CTCCAGTGCATCAGATGCAGCAGTATTATAGACTTGGGGTACTTGATAACTGTTCTGGGAAATGGACTTCTCTTGTTGATTGTTTGAGTTTGAAGACAAAACGGTCATCTGAAGtgcag GAAATTTTGGAAACCCGGGAAAAAGCGAAGTCTCACATCTGGACTTTTCGGACTCCCGAAGAAGCATCGGTTCACTGGAAAGAACAATTTGGACATTTAGATGAAATGGAATGA